One window of Triticum dicoccoides isolate Atlit2015 ecotype Zavitan chromosome 5A, WEW_v2.0, whole genome shotgun sequence genomic DNA carries:
- the LOC119303607 gene encoding uncharacterized protein LOC119303607, with product MAAALLAAAPSPLPPASWRRRPLLAAPPPALRCLRAPASAPPGISPTPRKALAPVARAARAAAPARGGSDETAERDWGALAGRLALGALLGSAALLGCRGAALAAAEDSIKASGFGLRVAASLRSVGWPDDAVVFTLATLPVLELRGAIPAGYWMRLHPVRLTVLAVLGNMVPVPFIILYLKKLATFLSQRSAWATRIMDLLFERARRKAAPVEEFQWLGLMLFVAVPFPGTGAWTGAIIASVLGMPFWSGLSANFVGVVLAGLLVNLLMNLGLKYAIGTGVLLFIVSTVMWGALRGVKKSLNTK from the exons ATGGCGGCCGCACTTCTCGCCGCCGCGCCCTCGCCTCTCCCGCCGGCATCCTGGAGACGGAGGCCTCTCCTCGCGGCCCCGCCGCCCGCTCTCCGCTGCCTCAGGGCTCCAGCCTCCGCTCCTCCCGGAATCTCCCCGACTCCCCGCAAGGCTCTCGCCCCCGTCGCCAGAGCCGCgcgcgcggcggcgccggcgcgaGGCGGGTCTGACGAGACGGCGGAGCGCGATTGGGGCGCGCTTGCGGGGCGGCTGGCGCTGGGCGCGCTCCTGGGGTCCGCCGCCCTGCTCGGCTGCCGCGGCGCGGCACTCGCGGCGGCCGAGGACTCCATCAAGGCCTCCGGGTTCGGGCTGCGGGTCGCGGCGTCGCTGCGGAGCGTCGGCTGGCCCGACGACGCCGTCGTGTTCACGCTGGCCACATTGCCGGTGCTCGAGCTGCGCGGAGCGATTCCGGCCGGGTATTGGATGCGCCTTCACCCCGTCCGGCTGACCGTCCTGGCAGTTTTGGG GAACATGGTGCCTGTGCCATTCATCATCCTCTACCTGAAGAAACTCGCAACCTTCCTCTCACAGAGAAGCGCTTGGGCGACCCGGATAATGGACCTCCTCTTCGAGCGGGCGCGACGGAAGGCTGCGCCCGTCGAGGAGTTCCAGTGGCTCGGGCTGATGCTGTTCGTCGCCGTCCCGTTCCCAGGCACCGGAGCATGGACCGGTGCCATCATCGCGTCCGTCCTGGGCATGCCGTTCTGGTCAGGCTTGTCCGCCAACTTCGTGGGAGTCGTCCTCGCAGGTTTGCTGGTAAACTTGCTCATGAACCTCGGTCTGAAGTACGCCATTggcaccggcgtgcttctcttcattgTATCAACTGTCATGTGGGGTGCCCTTCGGGGTGTGAAGAAGTCGTTGAATACGAAATGA